A genomic window from Pseudomonas alcaligenes includes:
- the pilT gene encoding type IV pilus twitching motility protein PilT, which translates to MDITELLAFSAKQGASDLHLSAGLPPMIRVDGDVRRINLPPMDHKQVHALIYDIMNDKQRKDYEEFLETDFSFEVPGVARFRVNAFNQNRGAGAVFRTIPSKVLSMEDLGMGEVFKKITDVPRGLVLVTGPTGSGKSTTLAAMLDYLNNNKYHHILTIEDPIEFVHESKKCLVNQREVHRDTHGFSEALRSALREDPDIILVGEMRDLETIRLALTAAETGHLVFGTLHTTSAAKTIDRVVDVFPAEEKSMVRSMLSESLQAVISQTLLKKIGGGRVAAHEIMIGTPAIRNLIREDKVAQMYSAIQTGGSLGMQTLDACLKNLLSKGLVSREAAREKAKQPENF; encoded by the coding sequence ATGGATATTACCGAGCTGCTCGCCTTCAGCGCCAAGCAAGGCGCGTCGGACCTGCACCTCTCGGCGGGTCTGCCGCCGATGATTCGCGTCGACGGCGACGTGCGGCGGATCAACCTGCCGCCGATGGACCACAAACAGGTCCACGCGCTGATCTACGACATCATGAACGACAAGCAGCGCAAGGATTACGAGGAGTTCCTCGAGACCGACTTCTCCTTCGAAGTGCCCGGCGTGGCGCGCTTCCGGGTCAACGCCTTCAACCAGAACCGCGGTGCCGGCGCCGTGTTCCGGACCATTCCCTCCAAGGTCCTGAGCATGGAAGACCTCGGCATGGGCGAGGTGTTCAAGAAGATCACCGACGTGCCGCGCGGCCTGGTGCTGGTCACCGGGCCGACCGGTTCGGGCAAGTCGACCACCCTGGCGGCCATGCTCGACTACCTGAACAACAACAAGTACCACCACATCCTCACCATCGAGGACCCGATCGAATTCGTCCACGAGTCGAAGAAGTGCCTGGTCAACCAGCGCGAGGTGCACCGCGACACCCACGGCTTCTCCGAGGCCCTGCGCTCGGCGCTGCGTGAGGACCCGGACATCATCCTGGTGGGCGAGATGCGCGACCTGGAGACCATCCGCCTGGCGCTGACCGCCGCGGAAACCGGTCACCTGGTGTTCGGCACCCTGCACACCACCTCCGCGGCCAAGACCATCGACCGCGTGGTCGACGTGTTCCCGGCCGAGGAGAAGTCGATGGTCCGCTCCATGCTCTCCGAATCCCTGCAGGCGGTGATCTCGCAGACCCTGCTGAAAAAGATCGGCGGCGGCCGGGTGGCGGCCCACGAAATCATGATCGGCACTCCGGCCATCCGTAACCTGATCCGCGAGGACAAGGTGGCGCAGATGTATTCGGCGATTCAGACCGGCGGCTCGCTGGGCATGCAGACCCTCGACGCCTGCCTGAAGAACCTGCTGAGCAAGGGGCTGGTCAGCCGCGAGGCGGCGCGCGAGAAGGCCAAGCAGCCGGAAAACTTCTAA
- a CDS encoding NINE protein: protein MQRQDTHSKVIGYLLWIFGFLGAHRFYYGKPVTGTIWFFTLGLFFIGWIIDLFLIPSMDREADLRFTAGDTDYNVAWILLTFLGFFGVHRMYQGKWISGILYLLTFGFLGLGVLYDFWTLNDQVSLRNAQLG from the coding sequence ATGCAACGACAGGACACGCACAGCAAGGTCATCGGCTATCTGCTGTGGATCTTCGGCTTTCTCGGCGCCCACCGCTTCTACTACGGCAAGCCGGTGACCGGGACCATCTGGTTCTTCACCCTGGGCCTGTTCTTCATCGGCTGGATCATCGACCTGTTCCTGATCCCGAGCATGGACCGCGAGGCGGATCTGCGCTTCACCGCCGGCGATACCGACTACAACGTGGCCTGGATACTGCTCACCTTCCTCGGCTTCTTCGGTGTGCACCGCATGTACCAGGGCAAGTGGATCAGCGGCATCCTCTACCTGCTGACCTTCGGCTTCCTCGGCCTCGGCGTGCTCTACGACTTCTGGACCCTGAACGACCAGGTGTCGCTGCGCAACGCCCAGCTTGGCTGA
- a CDS encoding dihydroorotase, translating into MRSRILGARVIDPASGLDQVRDLYLDGGKLTAFDQAPAGFVADQDIDARGLIASPGLVDLSVALREPGYSRKGNIASETLAAAAGGVTSLCCPPLTKPVLDTPAVAELILDRAQEAGHTKVFPIGALTKGLAGEQLAELVALRDAGCVAFGNGLAPLAGNRNLRRALEYAATFDLTVVFHAQDADLAAGGLAHEGATASFLGLAGIPETAETVALARDLLLVEQSGVRAHFSQISSARGAEMIASAQARGLPVTADVAMYQLILTDEALLGFSSLYHVQPPLRTAFDRDGLREAVKNGVIGAIASHHQPHEADAKLAPFGATEPGISSAELLLPLALTLVQDGLLDLPTLLARLTSGPARALRLPAGRLAVGAPADITLFDAAGQTLAGETWRSKGGNCPFIGHCLPGQVRYTLVDGRISYQS; encoded by the coding sequence ATGCGTAGCCGAATCCTCGGAGCCCGGGTGATCGACCCGGCCAGCGGCCTGGACCAGGTCCGCGATCTCTATCTGGACGGCGGCAAGCTCACCGCCTTCGACCAGGCACCGGCCGGCTTCGTCGCCGACCAGGACATCGACGCCCGCGGCCTGATCGCCAGCCCCGGCCTGGTCGACCTGTCGGTGGCCCTGCGCGAGCCGGGCTACAGCCGCAAGGGCAATATCGCCAGCGAGACCCTGGCGGCCGCCGCCGGCGGCGTCACCAGCCTGTGCTGCCCGCCGCTGACCAAGCCGGTGCTGGACACCCCGGCCGTGGCCGAACTGATCCTCGACCGTGCCCAGGAAGCCGGGCACACCAAGGTGTTCCCGATCGGCGCGCTGACCAAGGGCCTCGCCGGCGAGCAGCTGGCCGAGCTGGTCGCCCTGCGCGACGCCGGCTGCGTGGCCTTCGGCAACGGCCTGGCGCCACTGGCGGGCAACCGCAACCTGCGCCGCGCCCTGGAATACGCCGCCACCTTCGACCTGACCGTGGTGTTCCACGCCCAGGACGCCGACCTGGCCGCCGGCGGCCTGGCCCACGAAGGCGCCACCGCCAGCTTCCTCGGCCTGGCCGGCATCCCGGAAACCGCCGAGACCGTGGCCCTGGCCCGTGACCTGCTGCTGGTCGAGCAGAGCGGCGTGCGCGCCCACTTCAGCCAGATCAGCAGTGCCCGCGGCGCCGAGATGATCGCCAGCGCCCAGGCCCGCGGCCTGCCGGTGACCGCCGACGTGGCGATGTACCAGCTGATCCTCACCGACGAGGCACTGCTCGGCTTCTCCAGCCTGTACCACGTGCAGCCGCCGCTGCGCACCGCGTTCGACCGTGACGGCCTGCGCGAGGCGGTGAAGAACGGCGTGATCGGCGCCATCGCCAGCCACCACCAGCCGCACGAGGCGGATGCCAAGCTGGCACCCTTCGGCGCCACCGAGCCGGGCATCAGCAGCGCCGAGCTGCTGCTCCCGCTGGCCCTGACCCTGGTGCAGGACGGCCTGCTCGACCTGCCGACCCTGCTCGCCCGCCTCACCAGCGGCCCGGCCAGGGCCCTGCGCCTGCCCGCCGGACGCCTGGCGGTCGGCGCGCCGGCCGACATCACCCTGTTCGACGCAGCGGGCCAGACCCTGGCCGGCGAGACCTGGCGCTCGAAGGGCGGCAACTGCCCGTTCATTGGCCACTGCCTGCCCGGCCAGGTGCGCTACACCCTGGTCGACGGACGCATCAGCTACCAGAGCTGA
- the proC gene encoding pyrroline-5-carboxylate reductase, translating into MSPPHIAFIGAGNMATSLIGGLLAQGLPASHIRASDPGAEQRAKVAAEYGIELFESNAEAIAGADLVVLATKPQVLKGVCQALAPSLQPGQLIVSIAAGITCASLSAWLGDVAIVRCMPNTPALLRQGVSGLYANAKVSTAQRQQAEQLLSAVGLALWLDEEQLIDAVTAVSGSGPAYFFLLIEAMTAAGEKLGLPRATAAQLTLHTALGAARMATESDVEAAELRRRVTSPNGTTEAAIRTFQAGGFEALVQQALDAAAKRSAELAEQLGQ; encoded by the coding sequence ATGAGTCCCCCCCACATCGCCTTCATCGGCGCCGGCAACATGGCCACCAGCCTGATCGGCGGCCTGCTCGCCCAGGGCCTTCCGGCCAGCCACATCCGCGCCAGCGACCCGGGTGCCGAACAGCGCGCCAAGGTGGCCGCCGAGTACGGCATCGAACTGTTCGAAAGCAACGCCGAGGCCATCGCCGGTGCCGACCTGGTGGTCCTGGCGACCAAGCCGCAGGTGCTCAAGGGCGTGTGCCAGGCCCTGGCGCCCAGCCTGCAGCCGGGCCAGCTGATCGTCTCGATCGCCGCCGGCATCACCTGCGCCAGCCTCAGCGCCTGGCTCGGCGATGTCGCCATCGTGCGCTGCATGCCCAACACCCCGGCGCTGCTGCGCCAGGGCGTCAGCGGCCTGTACGCCAACGCGAAAGTCTCCACCGCCCAGCGCCAGCAGGCAGAGCAGTTGCTGTCCGCCGTCGGCCTGGCCCTGTGGCTGGACGAGGAGCAGCTGATCGACGCGGTCACCGCCGTCTCCGGCAGCGGCCCGGCCTACTTCTTCCTGCTGATCGAGGCGATGACCGCCGCCGGCGAAAAACTCGGCCTGCCGCGCGCCACCGCCGCCCAGCTGACCCTGCACACCGCGCTGGGCGCCGCGCGCATGGCCACCGAGAGCGACGTGGAGGCCGCCGAGCTGCGCCGCCGGGTCACCTCGCCCAACGGCACCACCGAAGCGGCGATCCGGACCTTCCAGGCCGGCGGCTTCGAGGCCCTGGTGCAACAGGCGCTGGACGCCGCCGCCAAGCGCTCCGCCGAACTCGCCGAACAACTGGGCCAATAA
- a CDS encoding YggT family protein: protein MNGLDTAAIYILQTLGSLYLLIVLLRFVLQLVRADFYNPLSQFTVKATQPLLRPLRRIIPGFGGVDLASLVLAILVQLVMMGLTMLLAYGTTGNPLQLLVWSLIGVTSLFLKIFFFALIISVILSWVAPGSYNPGAQLVNQLCEPLLAPFRKLLPNLGGLDISPIFAFIAINLIDMLVVKNLAAMTSMPAVLGLLM, encoded by the coding sequence ATGAACGGACTGGATACCGCCGCCATCTACATCCTGCAGACCCTCGGCAGCCTGTACCTGCTGATCGTGCTGCTGCGCTTCGTCCTGCAGCTGGTGCGCGCCGACTTCTACAACCCGCTCAGCCAGTTCACCGTGAAGGCCACCCAGCCCCTGCTCAGGCCGCTGCGCCGGATCATCCCCGGCTTCGGCGGGGTCGATCTGGCCTCGCTGGTACTGGCCATACTGGTGCAGCTGGTGATGATGGGCCTGACCATGCTGCTGGCCTACGGCACCACCGGCAACCCGCTGCAGCTGCTGGTCTGGTCGCTGATCGGGGTGACCTCGCTGTTCCTCAAGATCTTCTTCTTCGCCCTGATCATCAGCGTGATCCTCTCCTGGGTCGCCCCGGGCAGCTACAACCCCGGCGCGCAGCTGGTCAACCAGCTCTGCGAGCCGCTGCTGGCGCCCTTCCGCAAGCTGCTGCCCAACCTCGGCGGCCTGGACATCTCGCCGATCTTCGCCTTCATCGCGATCAACCTGATCGACATGCTGGTGGTGAAGAACCTGGCGGCCATGACCAGCATGCCGGCGGTGCTCGGCCTGCTGATGTGA
- a CDS encoding PilT/PilU family type 4a pilus ATPase — MEFEKLLRLMVEKGGSDLFITAGVPPSMKVNGKIMPVTKNPMSPEQTRETVHSVMNEQQRREFAEKHECNFAISARGIGRFRVSAFYQRNLAGMVLRRIETNIPTIEDLKLPEVLKKLALTKRGLVLFVGATGTGKSTSLAAMIGYRNKNTSGHIISIEDPIEYIHQHQNCIVTQREVGIDTESFEVALKNTLRQAPDVILIGEIRTRETMDYAVAFAETGHLALATLHANNANQALDRIINFFPPDRHNQVWMDLSLNLKAIVAQQLVPTPDGKGRRAVIEVLINTPLAADLIRKGEVHELKGLMKRSTELGMQTFDQALYNLYTQGEITYEDALLYADSANDLRLLIKLGSETDGEHLTSVSQGLSLEVSEEDPGRRFR; from the coding sequence ATGGAATTCGAGAAACTGTTGCGCTTGATGGTGGAAAAGGGTGGTTCCGACCTGTTCATCACCGCCGGCGTGCCTCCGTCGATGAAGGTCAACGGCAAGATCATGCCGGTGACCAAGAACCCCATGTCGCCGGAGCAGACCCGCGAGACGGTGCACTCGGTGATGAACGAGCAGCAGCGTCGCGAGTTCGCCGAGAAACACGAGTGCAACTTCGCCATCAGTGCCCGTGGCATCGGCCGCTTCCGCGTCAGCGCCTTCTACCAGCGCAACCTGGCTGGCATGGTGCTGCGCCGCATCGAGACCAATATCCCGACCATTGAGGACCTCAAACTGCCCGAGGTGCTGAAGAAGCTGGCACTGACCAAGCGCGGCCTGGTGCTGTTCGTCGGCGCCACCGGTACCGGCAAGTCCACCTCGCTAGCGGCGATGATCGGCTACCGCAACAAGAACACCAGCGGCCACATCATCTCCATCGAAGACCCGATCGAATACATCCACCAGCACCAGAACTGCATCGTCACCCAACGCGAGGTCGGCATCGATACCGAGTCCTTCGAGGTGGCGCTGAAGAACACCCTGCGCCAGGCGCCGGACGTGATCCTGATCGGCGAAATCCGGACCCGCGAGACCATGGATTACGCCGTGGCCTTCGCCGAGACCGGCCACCTGGCCCTGGCCACCCTGCACGCCAACAACGCCAACCAGGCGCTGGACCGCATCATCAACTTCTTCCCGCCGGACCGGCACAACCAAGTGTGGATGGACCTTTCGCTCAACCTCAAGGCCATCGTCGCCCAGCAGCTGGTGCCGACCCCGGACGGCAAGGGCCGGCGCGCGGTGATCGAGGTGCTGATCAACACCCCGCTGGCCGCCGACCTGATCCGCAAAGGCGAGGTGCACGAGCTCAAGGGCCTGATGAAGCGCTCCACCGAGCTGGGCATGCAGACCTTCGACCAGGCCCTGTACAACCTCTACACCCAGGGCGAGATCACCTACGAGGACGCCCTGCTGTATGCCGACTCGGCCAACGACCTGCGCCTGCTGATCAAGCTGGGCTCGGAAACCGATGGCGAGCACCTCACCAGCGTGAGCCAGGGTCTCAGTCTGGAGGTGAGCGAGGAAGATCCGGGGCGGCGTTTCCGCTAG
- a CDS encoding YggS family pyridoxal phosphate-dependent enzyme, which yields MSTIAENIAKVRERIREAAQASQRDPQAVGLLAVSKTKPAAAVREAHAAGQRDFGENYLQEALAKQAELGDLDLVWHFIGPIQSNKTKLIAEHFDWVHSVDRLKIAQRLSEQRPAHLPPLNVCLQVNVSGEASKSGCTPEELPALAQAVTQLRGLRLRGLMTIPEPSDDPQAQREPLARLRRLRDELHADLDTLSMGMSQDLEAAIAEGATWVRIGTALFGARDYGQPH from the coding sequence ATGTCCACGATAGCAGAGAATATTGCAAAGGTTCGCGAGCGTATCCGTGAGGCGGCGCAAGCCTCGCAGCGCGATCCACAGGCAGTCGGCCTGCTCGCCGTGAGCAAGACCAAACCCGCCGCCGCGGTGCGCGAGGCGCATGCTGCCGGCCAGCGCGACTTCGGCGAGAACTACCTGCAGGAAGCCCTGGCCAAGCAGGCCGAGCTGGGCGACCTGGACCTGGTCTGGCACTTCATCGGCCCCATCCAGTCGAACAAGACCAAGCTGATCGCCGAGCACTTCGACTGGGTGCACTCGGTGGACCGCCTGAAGATCGCCCAGCGCCTGTCCGAGCAGCGCCCGGCCCACCTACCGCCGCTGAACGTCTGCCTGCAAGTCAACGTCAGCGGCGAGGCCAGCAAATCCGGCTGCACGCCGGAGGAACTGCCGGCGCTGGCACAGGCGGTTACACAACTGCGCGGACTGCGCCTGCGCGGATTGATGACAATCCCCGAACCGAGCGATGACCCGCAGGCTCAACGCGAACCCCTGGCGCGCCTGCGCCGGCTGCGCGATGAACTGCACGCCGATCTCGACACACTCTCCATGGGCATGAGCCAGGATCTGGAAGCGGCCATCGCCGAAGGCGCCACCTGGGTGCGCATCGGCACCGCGCTGTTCGGCGCCCGCGACTATGGCCAGCCCCACTGA
- a CDS encoding dynamin family protein: MSMERLSQQVDAYVAWKRELMREITRYRSWLAHNRLGSDAMDARLERALKLLRTDHITLAFVGEFSRGKTELINALFFSEYGQRMLPSHAGRTTMCPTELFFDPRSERSYIRLLPIETRMTDASVAQFKRIPRHWVNIPLDASDPDNMAQAFAQVAKTKPMAVEQAIQLGFLPEMLEPAGKPGQVLVPAWRHAMVNFDHPLLRQGLRILDTPGLNALGSEPELTLSMLPSAQAIIFLLAADTGVTASDMAIWKEHIRQLDEDTQASLFAVLNKIDVLWDDLAGEEFVGKAIGLVQNTTAKQLGIPAASVLPLSAKQALIAKVRNDEALLARSQLADLEQLLCERIVAQKERLLEERVVNQVLALLNNSQHVLSLRLDKVREQQALLNAHQHDNGQLLFELTAKTKDDHSLHHKRLLGLKTNQRLLKRQGDLLRNAVRPERLEEHLAQVRQGLTGSWTTLGINQAIVQFFRAVEHDLGNLAHEAEMANKMVAAVYRRHNEENPLHGVDAPQFNSQRYLRELAQLRAKADQFRLHLKTLLTEQRSLTKRFFATLVQEVIGLHQRLRGEAEQWAGDALMPLMQHTLEHKQMLETHMLRLKALAQETQQARQRGQQLAGYVTLLETQLAQAGEMLRVLRRPAPIQRQGKVVNLPVAARAQGAADPA, translated from the coding sequence ATGAGCATGGAACGTCTCAGCCAGCAGGTGGATGCCTACGTCGCCTGGAAGCGCGAGCTGATGCGCGAGATCACCCGCTATCGCAGCTGGCTGGCGCACAACCGCCTCGGCTCGGACGCCATGGACGCGCGCCTGGAACGCGCCCTCAAGCTGCTGCGCACCGACCACATCACCCTGGCCTTCGTCGGCGAGTTCTCGCGCGGCAAGACCGAGCTGATCAACGCCCTGTTCTTCTCCGAATACGGCCAGCGCATGTTGCCGTCGCACGCCGGGCGCACCACCATGTGCCCCACCGAGCTGTTCTTCGATCCACGCTCGGAGCGCTCCTACATCCGCTTGCTGCCGATCGAGACGCGCATGACCGACGCCAGCGTGGCGCAGTTCAAGCGCATCCCCCGCCACTGGGTGAACATCCCCCTCGACGCCAGCGACCCGGACAACATGGCGCAAGCCTTCGCCCAGGTGGCCAAGACCAAGCCGATGGCCGTGGAACAGGCGATCCAGCTCGGCTTCCTGCCGGAGATGCTGGAGCCGGCCGGCAAGCCCGGCCAGGTACTGGTGCCGGCCTGGCGCCACGCCATGGTCAACTTCGATCATCCGCTGCTACGCCAGGGCCTGCGCATTCTCGACACCCCCGGCCTCAACGCCCTCGGCAGCGAGCCGGAGCTGACCCTGTCGATGCTGCCCAGCGCCCAGGCGATCATCTTCCTGCTGGCCGCCGACACCGGCGTCACCGCCAGCGACATGGCGATCTGGAAGGAACATATCCGCCAGCTCGACGAGGACACCCAGGCCAGCCTGTTCGCCGTGCTGAACAAGATCGACGTGCTGTGGGACGACCTGGCCGGCGAGGAGTTCGTCGGCAAGGCCATCGGCCTGGTGCAGAACACTACCGCCAAGCAGCTCGGCATCCCCGCAGCCAGCGTGCTGCCGCTGTCGGCCAAGCAGGCGCTGATCGCCAAGGTGCGCAACGACGAGGCGCTGCTCGCCCGCAGCCAGCTGGCCGACCTCGAGCAGCTGCTGTGCGAGCGCATCGTCGCGCAGAAGGAACGCCTGCTCGAGGAGCGTGTGGTCAACCAGGTGCTGGCCCTGCTCAACAACAGCCAGCATGTGCTCAGCCTGCGCCTGGACAAGGTGCGCGAGCAGCAGGCACTGCTCAACGCCCATCAGCACGACAACGGCCAGCTGCTGTTCGAGCTGACCGCCAAGACCAAGGATGACCACAGCCTGCACCACAAGCGCCTGCTTGGCCTGAAGACCAACCAGCGCCTGCTCAAGCGCCAGGGCGACCTGCTGCGCAACGCGGTGCGCCCGGAGCGCCTGGAGGAGCACCTGGCCCAGGTGCGTCAGGGCCTGACCGGCAGCTGGACCACTCTCGGCATCAACCAGGCCATCGTGCAGTTCTTCCGCGCGGTGGAGCACGACCTCGGCAACCTGGCCCACGAGGCCGAGATGGCCAACAAGATGGTCGCCGCCGTGTACCGCCGGCACAACGAGGAAAACCCGCTGCACGGCGTCGACGCGCCGCAGTTCAACAGCCAGCGCTACCTGCGCGAGCTGGCCCAGCTGCGCGCCAAGGCCGACCAGTTCCGCCTGCACCTGAAGACCCTGCTCACCGAGCAGCGCAGCCTGACCAAGCGCTTCTTCGCCACCCTGGTGCAGGAAGTCATCGGCCTGCACCAGCGCCTGCGCGGCGAAGCCGAGCAGTGGGCGGGCGATGCCCTGATGCCGCTGATGCAGCACACCCTGGAACACAAGCAGATGCTGGAAACCCACATGCTGCGCCTCAAGGCCCTGGCCCAGGAGACCCAGCAGGCGCGCCAGCGCGGCCAGCAGCTGGCGGGCTACGTGACCCTGCTGGAGACCCAACTGGCCCAGGCCGGCGAGATGCTCCGCGTGCTGCGCCGCCCGGCGCCGATCCAGCGCCAGGGCAAGGTGGTCAATCTGCCTGTCGCAGCGCGCGCCCAGGGTGCCGCCGACCCGGCCTGA
- a CDS encoding DUF167 family protein, with product MSWYRWDGDDLLLDCHLQPQASKDEFAGLHGERLKIRLTAPPVEGKANAQLLAFLAAAFGVAKSQVSLESGELNRQKRVRIRMPRQLPPLPGLTARSP from the coding sequence GTGAGCTGGTACCGCTGGGACGGCGACGACCTGCTGCTCGACTGCCACCTGCAACCCCAGGCGAGCAAGGACGAATTCGCCGGGCTGCACGGCGAGCGCCTGAAGATCCGCCTCACCGCACCGCCGGTGGAGGGCAAGGCCAATGCCCAGCTGCTGGCCTTTCTGGCCGCCGCCTTCGGCGTGGCCAAGAGCCAGGTCAGCCTGGAGAGCGGCGAGCTGAACCGGCAGAAGCGCGTGCGCATCCGCATGCCGCGCCAGCTGCCTCCGCTGCCCGGACTGACCGCCCGGTCACCTTGA
- a CDS encoding TIGR03915 family putative DNA repair protein, giving the protein MHSAHFDGSFAGWRQAARRLLQQGVPAAQVIWCEQDAGSDLFADLDDAAQPQGANDRIRVPRQLLELLENAARYRCAERWSLLYRVLWRVCQGERSAMLAGDPDGSELHRRLKAVRREAHHLHAFLRFQPCPAADGPDFVAWHEPAHDILASASEHFAQRMGQHSWLIATPRDGVYWDGRHLRHERHCPGQWRQWAQAPEDAGQQLWLAYYGSTFNPARLNREVLERSMPVRFWKNLPEGPLIPQLMSQARAGAQRHGQAQAVTRHAGKTIRGGSAASGNAAPDLPRSPPD; this is encoded by the coding sequence ATGCACAGCGCGCATTTCGATGGCAGCTTCGCCGGCTGGCGCCAGGCCGCGCGCCGCCTGCTGCAACAGGGTGTCCCGGCCGCGCAGGTGATCTGGTGCGAGCAGGATGCGGGCAGCGATCTGTTCGCCGACCTGGACGACGCGGCGCAACCGCAGGGTGCAAACGACCGGATCAGGGTCCCGCGCCAGCTGCTCGAACTGCTGGAAAACGCCGCACGCTATCGCTGCGCGGAGCGCTGGAGCCTGCTCTACCGGGTGCTCTGGCGGGTCTGCCAGGGCGAACGCAGCGCCATGCTGGCCGGCGACCCGGACGGCAGCGAGCTGCACAGGCGCCTCAAGGCCGTGCGCCGCGAGGCCCACCACCTGCATGCCTTCCTGCGCTTTCAGCCATGCCCGGCCGCGGACGGGCCGGACTTCGTCGCCTGGCACGAGCCGGCCCACGACATCCTGGCCAGCGCCAGCGAACATTTCGCCCAGCGCATGGGCCAGCACAGCTGGCTGATCGCCACGCCACGCGACGGGGTGTACTGGGATGGCCGGCACCTGCGCCACGAGCGTCACTGCCCAGGCCAATGGCGGCAGTGGGCACAGGCACCCGAGGACGCCGGGCAGCAGTTATGGCTGGCCTACTATGGCAGCACCTTCAACCCGGCCCGGCTGAACCGCGAGGTGCTGGAGAGAAGCATGCCGGTGCGCTTCTGGAAGAACCTGCCGGAAGGCCCGCTGATTCCCCAGCTGATGAGCCAGGCGCGCGCCGGGGCGCAGCGCCACGGCCAGGCCCAGGCCGTGACCCGGCATGCCGGCAAGACCATCCGTGGCGGCAGCGCCGCTAGCGGAAACGCCGCCCCGGATCTTCCTCGCTCACCTCCAGACTGA
- a CDS encoding putative DNA modification/repair radical SAM protein — MQLIDKLTILADAAKYDVSCASSGAPKRSSKGKSGLGATNGMGICHSFTPDGRCVALLKILLTNFCLYDCQYCVNRRSSDVPRARFTPEEVVTLTLDFYRRNCISGLFLSSGIIRSADYTMEQLVRVAKLLRKEHQFRGYIHLKTIPDADPLLIAEAGRYADRLSVNIELPTESSLIRLAPEKQVGTIKQAMHSIHQGESEARVEKRAPRFAPAGQSTQMIVGADATDDSTILHTAQSLYGAYRLRRVYYSAFSPIPHSPKSVPFEAPPLLREHRLYQADFLLRGYGFTAGELLSGPGNLALDIDPKLAWALANREHFPVDLNRADAALIARVPGIGVLSAKRLVMLRRHRRIRFEDVGRLRCALEKAKPFIVTQDYRPAQADSESRTLRLQLSEAPAQMALW, encoded by the coding sequence ATGCAGTTGATCGACAAGCTCACCATTCTCGCCGATGCCGCCAAGTACGACGTGTCCTGCGCCAGCAGCGGAGCACCCAAGCGCAGCTCCAAGGGCAAGAGCGGGCTGGGTGCGACCAACGGCATGGGCATCTGCCACAGCTTCACGCCGGACGGGCGCTGCGTGGCGCTGCTGAAGATCCTGCTGACCAACTTCTGCCTGTACGACTGCCAGTACTGCGTCAACCGCCGCTCCAGCGATGTACCGCGCGCACGCTTCACTCCCGAGGAAGTCGTCACCCTGACGCTCGACTTCTACCGGCGCAACTGCATCAGCGGCCTGTTCCTGAGCTCGGGCATCATCCGCTCCGCCGACTACACGATGGAGCAGCTGGTGCGCGTAGCCAAGCTGCTGCGCAAGGAACACCAGTTCCGCGGCTACATCCATCTGAAGACCATTCCCGACGCCGACCCGCTACTGATCGCCGAGGCGGGCCGCTACGCCGACCGCCTCAGCGTCAATATCGAGCTGCCCACCGAGAGCAGCCTGATCCGCCTGGCGCCAGAGAAGCAGGTCGGCACCATCAAGCAGGCCATGCACTCGATCCACCAGGGCGAGAGCGAGGCGCGGGTGGAAAAGCGCGCCCCGCGCTTCGCTCCGGCCGGGCAGAGCACGCAGATGATCGTCGGCGCCGACGCCACCGACGACAGCACCATCCTGCACACGGCACAGTCGCTGTACGGCGCCTACCGCCTGCGCCGGGTCTACTACTCGGCGTTCAGCCCGATTCCGCACAGCCCCAAGAGCGTGCCGTTCGAGGCGCCGCCGCTGCTGCGCGAACACCGCCTGTACCAGGCCGATTTCCTTCTGCGCGGCTACGGTTTCACGGCCGGCGAACTGCTCAGCGGCCCCGGCAACCTGGCGCTGGACATCGACCCCAAGCTGGCCTGGGCGCTGGCCAATCGCGAGCACTTCCCGGTCGACCTCAATCGCGCCGACGCGGCCCTGATCGCCCGCGTGCCCGGCATCGGCGTGCTCAGCGCCAAGCGCCTGGTGATGCTGCGTCGGCACCGGCGCATCCGCTTCGAGGATGTCGGCCGCCTGCGCTGCGCCCTGGAGAAGGCCAAGCCGTTCATCGTCACCCAGGACTATCGCCCCGCGCAGGCCGACAGCGAGTCGCGCACGCTGCGCCTGCAGCTGAGCGAGGCGCCGGCGCAGATGGCCCTGTGGTGA